From Patescibacteria group bacterium, a single genomic window includes:
- a CDS encoding mechanosensitive ion channel family protein, which produces MEIQNLTSWFLAHGIKIVFILIAANLINRFSRTIIKKTIEKQIQDNISEQEKKMRIETLITVFQGTLKFIIWVVALLMILPEFELEIAPILASVGVMGLAVGMAAKDIISDFIAGLFIILENQYYIGEKIKVAGVEGKVKEITLRKTVIESEDGSIHSIPNSKVTVVSKKQ; this is translated from the coding sequence ATGGAGATTCAAAACTTAACATCTTGGTTTTTAGCTCATGGAATAAAAATTGTTTTTATTTTAATTGCTGCGAATTTAATAAATCGTTTTTCAAGAACTATTATTAAAAAAACAATTGAAAAACAGATTCAAGACAACATTTCTGAGCAGGAAAAAAAAATGCGTATTGAAACTTTGATAACTGTTTTTCAAGGAACGCTTAAATTCATAATCTGGGTTGTAGCTCTATTGATGATTCTTCCTGAATTTGAATTAGAAATTGCTCCTATTTTAGCTAGCGTTGGGGTAATGGGTTTAGCAGTTGGCATGGCAGCAAAAGATATAATCTCAGATTTTATCGCAGGATTGTTTATCATATTAGAAAATCAGTATTATATTGGAGAAAAAATAAAAGTTGCTGGTGTTGAGGGCAAGGTTAAAGAAATTACTTTGCGAAAAACAGTTATTGAATCTGAAGATGGTTCAATTCATTCAATTCCTAATAGTAAAGTTACAGTAGTTTCTAAAAAACAATAA